A region from the Tahibacter amnicola genome encodes:
- a CDS encoding LytR/AlgR family response regulator transcription factor encodes MIRTLIVDDEPLARRGLELRLAAFSDISIVGQAGNGREAALAVASHQPDLMFLDVQMPEVDGFALLKSLPAEQLPLTVFVTAYDQYALNAFSTCAVDYLLKPVDESRLEQALKTVRERLAAREAEQNRDRLLRLLARVSGKPEMSLDEALAQESTLGAGPAAKLAIKDGNRTIRLDPDCIRWIDAAGDYLCIHTNTENFVIRATMRDMEQRLDPRRFQRIHRSTIVNLDCVRELRSHLNGEYFVTLDSGHTLKLSRSYKDKVHLMN; translated from the coding sequence ATGATCCGTACCTTGATTGTCGACGACGAGCCGCTCGCGCGCCGGGGGCTTGAACTGCGCCTGGCCGCCTTCAGTGACATCAGCATCGTCGGCCAGGCCGGCAATGGGCGCGAAGCCGCACTCGCGGTGGCATCGCACCAGCCGGACCTGATGTTCCTCGACGTGCAGATGCCGGAAGTCGACGGGTTTGCCCTGCTCAAGTCGCTGCCTGCCGAACAGCTGCCGCTGACGGTGTTCGTCACGGCGTACGACCAGTACGCGCTCAACGCCTTCTCGACCTGCGCGGTGGATTACCTCCTCAAGCCGGTCGACGAATCACGCCTGGAACAGGCCCTGAAGACCGTCCGCGAGCGGTTGGCGGCGCGGGAGGCCGAACAGAATCGCGACCGTCTGCTGCGCCTGCTCGCGCGCGTGTCGGGCAAGCCGGAAATGAGCCTGGATGAGGCGCTGGCCCAGGAATCCACCCTCGGTGCCGGCCCCGCCGCGAAGCTCGCCATCAAGGACGGAAATCGCACGATCCGCCTGGACCCGGACTGCATTCGCTGGATCGACGCCGCGGGCGATTACCTGTGCATCCACACGAACACCGAGAACTTCGTCATCCGCGCCACCATGCGCGACATGGAACAGCGCCTGGATCCGCGCCGGTTCCAGCGGATCCACCGTTCCACCATCGTCAATCTCGATTGCGTGCGCGAGCTGCGTTCGCATCTGAACGGCGAATACTTCGTCACGCTGGATTCCGGCCACACGTTGAAGTTGTCGCGAAGCTACAAAGATAAAGTTCACTTGATGAACTAG
- a CDS encoding efflux RND transporter permease subunit, whose translation MKLIESSLRNPVAVGVTVLLVCLFGLLSLGKLPLQLFPDIERPQISINTFWRSASPEEVESELLEPQERVLQGLPGLEELDGNAGTGNSNINLTFAIGTDMKNALVEVLGRLNRLPPLPRDADRPVVQMGADDSNQSLTWFFVQLLPGTEGPVSKYREYIEATIRPRLEAVPGVAGVNINAGPPDEVRITVDLAKAAAMGVSITDIAARAASATDVSGGQVEVGRRQFTLRFTGRYTPDQLGEMVLSWRDGKPIKLGDVATIEVRPPEQQFFAYQNGNPAIGLQILRQSGANVLGTLNEVKAVVAELRDGPLKAQGLGIEQSFDSGLFINRAVGLLTENLIVGALLALICVWWFMRDGRATLLIATSIPICLLATFIVLQLTGRSLNVISLAGLAFAVGMVVEGAIVVSGNIIRLKETGQTPFEAALAGARQVVPALFASTVTTIAVFLPVLFLQDVEGQIFADLALTISIAVAISIVVALTVLPAAAGGWLKAKKLSSGYGDGWPGLTEWIIRWTDSRPKQLGWVAALLVAPLILCWVFLPRLDYLPPVKRAAIDAFFNFPPA comes from the coding sequence ATGAAATTGATTGAATCATCTTTGCGAAATCCGGTCGCCGTCGGCGTGACCGTGCTGCTGGTCTGCCTGTTTGGCCTTCTGAGTCTGGGCAAGCTGCCTTTGCAGCTGTTCCCGGACATCGAGCGTCCGCAGATCTCCATCAACACCTTCTGGCGATCCGCATCGCCGGAAGAAGTGGAGTCGGAACTGCTCGAACCCCAGGAGCGCGTGCTGCAGGGCCTGCCGGGACTGGAGGAGCTGGACGGCAATGCCGGCACCGGCAACAGCAACATCAACCTGACCTTCGCCATCGGCACGGACATGAAAAATGCCCTGGTCGAAGTGCTTGGACGCCTCAACCGCCTTCCGCCGCTGCCGCGCGACGCGGATCGCCCGGTCGTACAGATGGGCGCCGATGACTCCAACCAGTCGCTGACCTGGTTCTTCGTGCAGCTACTGCCGGGCACCGAAGGGCCGGTGAGCAAGTACCGCGAATACATCGAGGCGACGATCCGCCCGCGCCTGGAGGCCGTGCCGGGCGTCGCCGGTGTGAACATCAATGCCGGCCCGCCGGATGAAGTGCGCATCACCGTGGACCTGGCCAAGGCTGCGGCGATGGGCGTTTCGATCACCGACATCGCCGCGCGTGCCGCCAGCGCCACCGACGTCTCCGGCGGCCAGGTGGAAGTGGGCCGCCGTCAGTTCACCCTGCGCTTTACCGGCCGCTACACACCGGACCAGCTGGGCGAGATGGTGCTGTCCTGGCGCGACGGCAAGCCGATCAAGCTGGGGGATGTGGCCACGATCGAGGTGCGTCCGCCGGAACAGCAGTTCTTCGCCTACCAGAACGGCAATCCGGCGATCGGGCTGCAGATCCTGCGCCAGAGCGGCGCTAACGTCCTGGGCACGCTCAATGAGGTAAAGGCGGTCGTCGCCGAGCTGCGTGACGGACCGCTCAAGGCCCAGGGGCTGGGCATCGAACAGTCCTTCGATTCGGGCCTGTTCATCAATCGCGCCGTGGGTCTTCTGACCGAGAACCTGATCGTGGGCGCGCTGCTGGCCCTGATCTGCGTGTGGTGGTTCATGCGGGACGGGCGTGCAACCCTGCTGATTGCCACCTCGATTCCGATCTGCCTGCTGGCCACCTTCATCGTGCTGCAGCTGACCGGCCGCAGCCTCAACGTCATCTCGCTGGCCGGCCTCGCCTTCGCGGTGGGCATGGTGGTGGAGGGCGCGATTGTCGTCTCGGGCAACATCATCCGCCTGAAGGAAACGGGGCAGACGCCGTTCGAGGCGGCCCTGGCCGGTGCGCGCCAGGTGGTGCCGGCCCTGTTTGCCTCGACGGTCACCACGATCGCCGTGTTCCTTCCGGTGCTGTTCCTGCAGGACGTCGAAGGCCAGATTTTTGCCGACCTTGCCCTGACGATCTCGATTGCCGTCGCGATTTCGATCGTCGTGGCGCTGACGGTGCTGCCGGCAGCGGCCGGCGGCTGGCTCAAGGCCAAGAAGCTGTCGTCCGGCTACGGCGACGGATGGCCGGGCCTGACCGAATGGATCATCCGCTGGACCGATTCGCGCCCAAAGCAGCTGGGCTGGGTTGCTGCACTCCTGGTAGCGCCGTTGATTCTGTGCTGGGTGTTCCTGCCGCGGCTGGACTACCTGCCGCCGGTCAAGCGTGCCGCAATCGACGCCTTCTTCAATTTCCCCCCGGCATGA
- a CDS encoding sensor histidine kinase produces MTALKRFFASSTRLFWALQCIGWAGYFALNFLAAIGYGKPPSYYRVILASTLLGFATSTLLRLGYRAIWGLQTWRLIGAAALLLTIATAIYARLYAEVVFSWCLDCRPSSLLGYLGYFGTAFYVFLSWSGLYFGIKFSREIAHERETALRANAMAHEAQLKMLRYQLNPHFLFNTLNAISTLVLDNQNATANRMVSGLSAFLRHSLDSDPMQRVTLNDELEAVTRYLGIEQLRFGERLNVKVEASTEARTALVPSLILQPLIENSIKYAISRRIEGGTIAIRARIDNAMLEIHIEDDGPGLPEGPACNGHGVGLVNTRERLRVLYGSNQSFDVRNRATGGVEAVLRLPFDPTSQTKS; encoded by the coding sequence ATGACCGCCCTCAAACGCTTTTTCGCCTCGTCGACGCGGCTGTTCTGGGCGCTGCAATGCATTGGCTGGGCTGGCTATTTCGCGCTGAACTTCCTGGCGGCGATCGGCTACGGAAAACCGCCGAGCTACTACCGGGTGATCCTTGCCTCGACGCTGCTGGGTTTCGCCACATCGACACTGCTGCGCCTGGGCTACCGGGCGATCTGGGGCCTGCAGACCTGGCGCCTGATCGGTGCCGCGGCCTTGCTCCTGACCATCGCGACCGCGATCTACGCGCGCCTGTATGCCGAGGTGGTCTTCAGCTGGTGCCTGGATTGCCGCCCCTCGAGCCTGCTGGGTTACCTGGGCTATTTCGGCACGGCTTTCTACGTTTTCCTGTCGTGGAGTGGCCTGTACTTCGGCATCAAGTTTAGTCGCGAGATCGCGCACGAGCGCGAAACCGCCCTGCGCGCCAACGCGATGGCGCATGAAGCCCAGCTCAAGATGCTGCGCTACCAGCTCAATCCGCACTTCCTGTTCAACACGTTGAACGCTATCTCGACCCTGGTGCTGGACAACCAGAACGCCACCGCCAACCGCATGGTGAGCGGACTGTCGGCCTTCCTGCGCCATTCGCTGGATTCGGATCCGATGCAGCGCGTGACGCTCAACGACGAACTGGAGGCGGTGACCCGCTACCTGGGTATCGAGCAGCTGCGTTTCGGCGAGCGCCTGAATGTGAAAGTCGAGGCCAGCACCGAAGCACGGACAGCGCTGGTGCCCAGCCTGATCCTGCAGCCTCTGATTGAAAACAGCATCAAGTACGCCATCAGCCGCCGCATCGAGGGCGGTACGATTGCGATCCGCGCGCGCATCGACAATGCCATGCTTGAGATCCATATCGAGGACGATGGCCCGGGCCTGCCGGAAGGGCCCGCTTGCAACGGTCACGGCGTGGGTCTGGTGAATACGCGGGAAAGGCTGCGCGTGCTATATGGGAGCAACCAGTCCTTCGACGTGCGGAATCGGGCGACCGGCGGCGTCGAGGCGGTACTACGTCTTCCCTTTGATCCGACCAGCCAGACCAAATCATGA
- the pyrE gene encoding orotate phosphoribosyltransferase, with amino-acid sequence MRDHQRDFLDLALARQVLRFGQFTLKSGRTSPYFFNAGLIDSGAALHRLGQAYATAAVESGIAFDMLFGPAYKGIALASATAIALSTQHGRDLPFAFNRKEAKTHGEGGNLIGAPLKGRVLIVDDVITAGTAIRESLALIRDQGAQAAGVLIALDRQERGQGNLSAAQEVTAEFGIPVIAIARLADLLTLAAERPELAAERERLEAYRTAYGTE; translated from the coding sequence ATGCGCGACCATCAACGCGATTTTCTCGACCTGGCACTGGCGCGGCAGGTTCTGCGCTTTGGACAGTTCACCCTCAAGAGCGGCCGCACCAGCCCCTACTTCTTCAACGCCGGACTGATCGACAGCGGTGCCGCCCTGCATCGCCTCGGCCAGGCGTATGCCACTGCGGCGGTCGAATCGGGCATCGCCTTCGACATGCTGTTCGGCCCGGCCTACAAGGGCATCGCCCTGGCCTCGGCCACCGCCATCGCGCTGTCGACGCAGCACGGACGCGACCTGCCCTTCGCCTTCAACCGCAAGGAAGCCAAGACCCACGGCGAGGGCGGCAACCTGATCGGGGCGCCGCTCAAGGGCCGGGTGCTGATCGTGGACGACGTGATCACCGCCGGAACGGCGATTCGCGAGTCCCTGGCCCTGATCCGCGACCAGGGCGCCCAGGCTGCTGGCGTGTTGATTGCATTGGATAGGCAGGAGCGTGGGCAAGGCAATCTGTCGGCCGCCCAGGAGGTCACTGCGGAATTTGGCATCCCCGTTATTGCGATTGCGCGCCTGGCAGACCTGCTCACGCTGGCCGCGGAGCGACCGGAGCTCGCGGCCGAGCGGGAGCGACTGGAAGCCTACCGCACCG